From a single Raphanus sativus cultivar WK10039 chromosome 3, ASM80110v3, whole genome shotgun sequence genomic region:
- the LOC130509198 gene encoding internal alternative NAD(P)H-ubiquinone oxidoreductase A2, mitochondrial, with product MFLIKNLRRISPTTSSALIGLRNTAGSSRFCTAMNHQQHQHVQSPAPNGLDRSRYSEGLGATKEGEKPRVVVLGSGWAGCRLMKGIDTSVYDVVCVSPRNHMVFTPLLASTCVGTLEFRSVAEPISRIQPAISREPGSFFFLANCSRLDADSHEVHCETLTDGLNTLKPWKFKIAYDKLVIACGAEASTFGIKGVLENAIFLREVHHAQEIRRKLLLNLMLSDTPGISKEEKQRLLHCVVVGGGPTGVEFSGELSDFIMKDVRQRYAHVKDDIHVTLIEAKDILSSFDDRLRRYAIKQLNKSGVRFVRGIVKDVKPQKLILDDGTEVPYGLLVWSTGVGPSPFVSSLDFPKAPGGRIGIDQWMRVPSVQDVFAIGDCSGYLETTGKPTLPALAQVAEREGKYLANLLNEIGRANGGRANSAKEIELGVPFVYKHLGSMATIGRYKALVDLRESKDAKGISMTGFVSWFIWRSAYLTRVISWRNRFYVAINWFTTFVFGRDISRI from the exons atgttCTTGATCAAGAACCTCAGACGAATCTCGCCGACAACATCCTCGGCCCTGATCGGACTCAGAAACACCGCCGGATCATCCCGTTTCTGCACCGCTATGAATCATCAGCAACACCAACATGTCCAGTCTCCGGCTCCTAACGGATTGGATCGGAGTCGGTACTCAGAAGGTTTGGGAGCGACGAAGGAAGGGGAGAAGCCGAGGGTGGTGGTTCTCGGGTCGGGCTGGGCGGGTTGCCGTTTGATGAAAGGGATCGACACGAGCGTGTACGACGTCGTTTGCGTTTCCCCTAGGAACCACATGGTCTTCACTCCTCTCTTGGCTTCTACTTGCGTCGGCACTCTCGAGTTCAGGTCCGTCGCCGAGCCTATCTCTCGTATCCAGCCTGCCATCTCGAGAGAGCCTggatccttcttcttcctcgctAACTGCTCTCGACTTGATGCGGATTCTCATGAG GTTCACTGTGAGACTTTAACTGATGGCTTGAACACACTAAAGCCATGGAAGTTCAAGATAGCTTACGACAAGCTTGTGATAGCCTGCGGTGCAGAGGCCTCCACTTTTGGAATCAAGGGAGTTCTGGAAAACGCCATCTTCCTCCGTGAGGTTCACCATGCTCAGGAGATTCGCAGGAAGCTTCTTCTTAACCTCATGCTCTCCGATACTCCtg gAATATCGAAAGAGGAGAAACAGAGGCTGCTCCATTGCGTTGTGGTTGGAGGTGGACCAACTGGTGTAGAGTTCAGCGGTGAGCTCAGTGACTTTATTATGAAAGATGTTCGTCAACGGTATGCTCATGTGAAGGACGACATTCATGTTACTTTGATAGAG GCCAAGGATATACTTTCCTCGTTCGATGATCGTCTCAGACGCTATGCTATCAAGCAGTTGAACAAA TCTGGAGTGAGGTTTGTGCGTGGGATTGTGAAAGATGTGAAGCCGCAGAAGCTAATCCTTGACGATGGCACTGAAGTTCCCTACGGACTCTTAGTATGGTCCACTGGTGTAGGTCCTTCTCCTTTTGTTAGTTCTCTTGATTTTCCAAAAGCTCCTGGTGGAAG AATTGGTATTGACCAATGGATGCGTGTACCTTCTGTACAAGACGTCTTCGCCATTGGTGACTGCAGTGGATATCTTGAGACCACTGGAAAACCTACTCTCCCTGCTCTCGCTCAG GTAGCTGAGAGAGAAGGCAAATACTTGGCGAATCTACTAAATGAGATTGGGAGAGCCAATGGAGGACGAGCCAACAGTGCTAAGGAGATTGAACTTGGAGTTCCTTTTGTGTATAAGCACCTTGGAAGCATGGCAACGATCGGTAGATACAAAGCCCTAGTGGACCTCCGCGAGAGCAAG GACGCAAAGGGGATATCAATGACTGGTTTCGTGAGCTGGTTCATATGGAGATCGGCGTATCTGACTCGAGTCATCAGCTGGAGAAACCGCTTCTATGTTGCTATCAACTGGTTCACTACTTTCGTCTTTGGCCGTGACATTAGCCGCATCTGA
- the LOC108845955 gene encoding PHD finger-like domain-containing protein 5A: protein MAKHHPDLIMCRKQPGIAIGRLCEKCDGKCVVCDSYVRPCTLVRICDECNYGSFQGRCTICGGVGISDAYYCKECTQQEKDRDGCPKIVNLGSAKTDLFYERKKYGFKKR from the coding sequence ATGGCAAAGCATCACCCTGATCTGATCATGTGCCGGAAACAGCCCGGCATTGCTATCGGACGGCTGTGTGAGAAATGCGACGGGAAATGCGTGGTTTGCGACTCTTACGTGCGTCCGTGCACTCTGGTGCGTATCTGTGACGAATGCAACTACGGGTCGTTCCAAGGCCGGTGCACTATATGCGGAGGGGTTGGGATCTCGGATGCTTACTACTGCAAAGAGTGTACGCAGCAGGAGAAAGACAGAGATGGTTGTCCTAAGATTGTCAACCTCGGGAGCGCTAAGACGGATCTCTTCTATGAACGTAAGAAATATGGATTCAAAAAACGATGA